TACTCGCGCATCGAGCCGTGCACCTCGCGCTGCTTCATCTCCAGGAAGCGACCGACGCCGTGCTGCTCGTGGACGACGAAGTCGCCGGGCGCGAGCTCGAGCGGGTCGATCTGCTTCTTGCGCCGGGTCGGCATCGAGCGCATGTCGCGGGTGGAGGCCTTCTGACCGGACAGGTCCTCGCCGGTCAGGACGACCAACCCAGGGTCCGTCAGCACCAGGCCGTGGGCGAGACATCCCTGCGTGACCACGACGACCCGGTCGTCCTCGGTCGTCGAGCTTGCCGAGACGTCACCCAGCCGCGCAGCGATGTCGTGCTCCCCGAGGACCTCGACAGTGCGCTGGGCCGAGCCGAGCGCAGGCTGCACGACGATCACCCGGCGACCCAGCTCCAGGTGCCCGGCGATGTCCTTGACCGCAGCCTCGATGTCGCCGCGATACGCCTCGACCGGCACCGCCCCGACGACGCGGGAGTCGTCGTCACCCTCGCCGTCCAGGCCGAACGGGCTGACGCCCCACCAGGAGCGTCCGCTGGAGAGGACTGCCTCGCGGACGTCGGCCAGCGACCGTAGGGACGCGGCTCCGAGGTCGATCGGCGCCTGGCCGCCGGAGGCTGCCGCCGCCCAGGAGGCGCCGAGGAACTCCTCGCTGGTGGCAACGAGGTCGTGCGCGCGCGAACGGATCCGCTCGGGGTCGAGGAGCAGCACGCTGGTCTGCTCGGGCAGCAGGTCGACCAGCAGCTCCATCTCGTCGACGAGGGCGGGAGTAAGCGACTCCATGCCCTCGACCGCGATGCCCTCGGCGAGCTTGTCGGTGATCTCGCGCAGCTCGGGGTGGGCTGCCCCCAGAGCGGCCGCGCGCTCGCGGACCTCGTCGGTCAGCAGCAGCTCGCGGCACGGCGGGGCCCACAGCCGGTCGATCTTCTCCACGGTGCGCTGGTCGGCGACCGCGAAGGTGCGGATCTCGTCCACCTCGTCACCGAAGAACTCCACCCGGACGGGGTGCTCCTCGGTCGGCGGGAAGACGTCGACGATGCCACCGCGGACGGCGAACTCGCCGCGCTTCTCCACCAGGTCGACGCGCGAGTACGCCGCCCCGACGAGCCGGGCGACCAGGTCGTCGAGGTCGACCTCCTGGCCACCGACGAGCTCGACGGGCACGAGGTCGGCGAGACCCTTGACCTGGGGCTGGAGCAGGGAGCGCACCGGCGCGACGACCACCTGGACGGGACCGTTCGCCGGACCGGTGGTCGAGCTTGCCGAGACCGGGTGGACCAGCCGTCGCAGCACGGCCAGCCGCCGACCGACGGTGTCGCTGCGTGGGCTGAGCCGCTCGTGCGGGAGCGTCTCCCAGGCCGGGAACAGCGCCAGGGTGTCGGCCGGTACGACGTCACCGAGCTCGGTGACCAGGTCCTCGGCCTCGCGCACGGTCGCCGTCACGACCAGGACCGTCCGACCCGTGCGAGCCAGACCCGCGATCACGAACGGACGGAGCGCGGGCGGGCCGGTCAGGTCCAGCGAGGGTACGTCGGGCGCCCCGGCCTGACCCATCGCGGTGGCGAGGACGGGCTCGGAGAGGACGGCATCGGCAAGGCCGGCGAGACGCAAGGAAAGCTCCTGGAACAGGTACGGGGACAGCAGTTGTGCCCCCACTCGGACTCGAGTGGGGGTGCGGTGTCGAGTCTACGGCGGCGCACCGACAGCCAGATTCTGAATGTCGCGTAATGGAGCCAGACCGCGCGCCCTCTAGGCAGAAACAGGCCGACCCGCGGAGACCGCCATGAAATCCACAACTCACCGCGGAGCCGTTCCTCCGCTGACGACCGGTGTGGTTCTAGCCACCCTGGTCCTGCTCATGTCCGTTTACCCAGCGCGAGCCGGAGCAGCAGTACCCGCCTGCATCGCAAACGGCGACTACGGTGCGATGGTCACCGTCGAAGACGTGAACGGACCCGCCAACGATGATTCCCGGGGTACCCGCTCGGACATGTACGTCTCGTCGGTCTCGACGTTCTGCCAAAGAGTCTCGTCGGTCTACGTCCAGGATCCGATCAGCGAAAGCGGCATGGAATTCGGATGGGTCGTCGGCTACAGCCAGTGTGACGGCCAGACCTACTCCGTGCCGACTTTGTTCTACTGGGCGCAGCGAAACGGCGCGAAGTTGTCGTGCAACGTCTTCCACACGCGCCACCCGACGACGTACGACACGTTCGAGGTCTCCAACACCAACGCGAACAACTACTGGGGCGTTTACACGAACGGCACTTCGCTGCTTCCGAATGGCGCTGGCCTCGGCTTCAGCAAGGGGTATTCGCTGACCGGTACCGAACGTGGGTCGTCCCAGGACCCTGGCTCAGCCGTTTGGAACGACCTTCAGGAGTTTCACGATGGGTCACCGGGTGATCACTGGAGCGCTTGGGACCGGGTCCAGCTCAACTACGACCACGATCCCACCTACCACTTTCACAGCACGAACAGCTTCAGCGCGTCGTCGGTCCACGACTAGAGAACGGAACAGACATGAAGACCCACCTCGCAACGCCAGGACGTGTCGCAGTACTCGGAATCGCCTCAGTAACGGTCGGCATGGGCATCTTGATCAATGCCTCAGCAACTTCATCCCCGTCGTCATCACCCACCGTTCGGCCTGCCACGTCCAGCAGCGACTACGCCGCCATGGAGGTTGACCGAAAGAATCCGTGCCCTGAGTCCCGTCAGGCTCCCTCTCTGGACGACCTGGTTCAAGACGGGCGAGCACTTCAGACGAAGGCGTTCAAACCCACGATGACAGCTGTCTGCGGAACCAAGCCGGTAGTTGGCTACGGGGACATCACCGTCACCTACGAGGACGGCTGGGCCAAGACCGACGGTGACCGCTACTGGCGGGAACTGGCAGAGACCGCAGACGAGCGCGTGACCACCGTTGCGGGTCGGACTGCCTACCTGGGTGACGCCGACAGTCCTGGCGAACTGAACTCTGTCGAGTTCATCGTTGGCGATCTCGCTGTCACGTTGATCGCGGAAGCAGACGTACCAATCAAGGAGCTCCTCGCGCTCGCGAACGACCTCGAGCTGCCTACCCCGTAGCCCGCTCCGCGTAGCTGTTCGCCGCGGCCAGCACGTTCAGCACGTACTGGTTGTCGTGGTTGTAGGAGTGCACCGCGCCGCTCCATCCGGTCGGCGTACGGAGGTCGTGATCATCAGCGCAGAGGTAACGCGCGGCCGTGTACGCCGCGTCGTCGAGGTCCAGCGGGTCGGCGACGCCGTCGCGGTCACCGTCGGCTCCCCAGCGGTCCCAGGTCGACGCGATGAACTGGAGCGGGCCGACGGCGTGCTCCCAGGTCGTGTCACCGTGCCACTGCGCGGACTGCGGTGTCGACCGGATCGCAGCGAACTGCTTGCCGTCCAGGGCAGGTCCGATGATCGGCGTCGAGGTCCGGCCGTCCTCGGTGACCGTGCGGTCGTCGATGGTGCCGTGGTGCGACTCGACCCAACCGATGCCGGCGAGGGTGTTCCAGGACAGGTGGCAGCCCTTCTGCTCCTTGTCGATCCGGAGCTCGGCGCTGCCGTAGGCGAGCATCGCGCGGGCCGGGATGCCCACCTGGGCGCCGGTGCTCGCGGCCCAGGCGGGGTCGACGCCAGCGGGGAGAGCCTTCCGCTCCGAGCTGCGGCTGACGTTGTTCGCGGGCGGCACCACCGGGGCGGCCTGCGGGGCAGGCTCGTAGGTGAGGTCGTCAGGGACCGTGGCGCCACCACCGGCTGTGACGATGAAGATGCCGAGCCCGACGAGAACGACGAGCACGGCACCGAACACCGCGAACCCCAGCCGGGGATGGCTTCCGATCACCCGAAGCGTCCGTTGACGTAGTCGCTGGTGCGCTGGTCCTGGGGGCTGCCGAACATGGCACGGGTGTCACCGTGCTCCACGATCACACCGGGCGTCCCGTGCGAGGCGAGGAAGAAGGCGCACTGGTCGGAGACCCGCGCTGCCTGCTGCATGTTGTGCGTCACGATGACGATTGTGACCTCTCGGGCAAGCTCGAGCATGGTTTCCTCGATAACTCGCGTCGAGGTGGGGTCCAGGGCCGAGCACGGCTCGTCCATGAGCAGGACCCGCGGCTTGATCGCCAGCGAGCGGGCGATGCAGAGACGCTGCTGCTGTCCACCGGACAGACCGCCACCCGGGGCGTCCAGCCGGTCGCGGACCTCGACCCACAGGCCGGCCTTGGTCAAGCAGGACTCGACCAGCGCGTCACGCTCGTCCTTCGAGGCCTTGGTCCCGGTCAGCTTGAGGCCGGCCAGCACGTTCTCGGAGATCGACATCGCCGGGAAGGGGTTCGGCTTCTGGAAGACCATGCCGATCGAGCGGCGGGCGTCGGTGAGCTTGCGGTCCGGACTGTAGATGTCCTCGCCGTCGAGCAGCACCTCGCCGGCCAGCTGGGCCGACGGGACGAGCTCGTGCATCCGGTTGAGGATGCGGAGGAACGTCGACTTGCCACAGCCCGACGGCCCGATCAGCGCGGTGATGCCACCGGCCGGCATGGTCAGCGAGACGCGGTCGAGAACCAGGCGGTCCCCGAACCAGGCAGAGATGTTGTTCGCGCGGAGCTCGGCCAGCGGCGCGACCGGGCCTTCCGGCACGAAGGGATCGCGGACCTCGGCGAGGTCCCCGATCGGAGCCAGCGGCTGGCTCGGGATCGGCGCGGGAGCGCCGGCGGCGGGGAACACAGCGGTCGGGTCTTCGAAGGTCATCTCTGTCTCGTCTCTCCTGAGGAAGTGGCGGGTCGGGCGCTGGACGCAGTGCGCTCCGCGGGCCGACCCGCCACCTCACGGGTGGTGCTGGGTGGTGCCTACTTCTGGGTGATGGTGAAGGTCTTGACCTTCGCCACCGTGTTGGCCGAGCCGCCGTAGACGATCGTCAGGGTCTTCTTGCCCTTCTTCAGCTTGGCCAGCGTGATGGTGACCTTGCCGTTGACCAGGGTGCCCTTGCCGACGACCTTGGAGCCCTGCTTGATCACGATCGAGCCGGCCGCCTTGAGCGTCGAGCCGGCGATCGCCACGGTGACGGTGCCCTTGCCCTTCTTGCCCTTGGCGACCTTGGCCGGGAACGTCTCGGCGACGGTCAGGTTGGAGGCCTTCGCGACGACGACGTTCTTGTTCAGCGTGCCCGCGCCGTTGGCGGTGTCACCGGCGTAGGTCACGTTCAGGACCTTGGTGCCAGCCGTCAGGGCTGCCGACGCCGGGACCGTGAAGGCGGCCTTGCCGGTGCCGTCGAGGGCCTTGGTGCCCAGGACGACCGAGCCGAGCTTCGCGGTCACGTTGCCGGTCGGGACGCCGGCCGGCGAGGTGATCGTGACCGACGCGACGCCGGCCTTGCCGTAGGTGATCCCGTTGGCGACGGCCCCCACGACGGCGACCTCCTTGACCGTGACGTTGGCCTCGCCGGAGACCGAGTCGGTGAACGCCGCCGGGTTACCGGAGGTGAACTTCGCGGTGTAGATGTGGGAGCCGGGGGTCACGTTCGACAGGTTCAGCGTGGCCTGGCCACCGGTGAGGACACCGGAACCGACCTTGTTGCCACCCTCGAAGAAGTCCAGGTCGCCGTCGGCGTTCTGGCCGTCAGCGGCCACCGTCGCGGTGAGCGTGACCTTGCGACCCGGGGCGGGGGCGCTGGCGACGATCGAGGTGGAGGTGGTCACCGTGTTGGTGGTGAAGTTGCTGACCGCGGTCGTGGTGCCCTGGCCGCAGACGCCACCGTTGGCGACGGTGGCCAGCTGCGCGAAGCCGCGGGCCTCGATGATCGCCTTGCCGGCGGTCGAGCAGAAGAAGCCACCCGTGCCGAAGATGTCGGTCACCCACTGGGAACCGGTGTCAGCATTGCGGACGACGTTGTAGACCGCGCGCTTGGCCGAGTAGCCGGGCTCGAACTTGATCACGGACGGGTTGGTCAGCGTCTGGGCCCGGGCCGTCGAGAACGGGGCGATCGCGTTCGGGTCACCCTGGATCTGGTCGGCGTTGTGCTCCTGGACCTCGGTGACGCCGCTGTAGCCGCCGCCCGCTGCCGGGTAGACGACCGCGACACCGCCGTTGGCGGCCTTGAGCTCGGCCTCGAAGAAGCTGCGCGTGCCCGAGCCCGACTGCGGGATCTTCGGGTTGATGAACGAGCCGGAGAACGACGGGTTGATGTCGCTCCACTTCTTGTAGGTGCCCTTGTAGATGTCGACGATCTGGGCGATCGTCAGGCTCGCCGGGGCGTTGGACGGGGTGTTTCCGGACACGGCCATCTTGAGGCCGTCGACGGCGAACGGGTACTGGGTCAGCTCGGCCTGCTCCGCGGTGCTCAGCGTCGAGGAGGACCGGGCGAAGTTGACGTCCACGTTGTTGCCGGCGCCGAACAGCGTGGCCTTGCCCTGGCCCGAGCCGTTCGGGCGGGCGACCGCGGTGTGTCCGCTGCGCAGCACGATGGTCGAGGGCTGCGGGGTCGCGTCGAAGCTTGCGATCTTCTGGTTCGGGTGGCTGGTGTTCCACGCGTTCGCGAGGTCACCGACGACGAACTCGATCGTGTCCGAGCCGACACCGACGATGTCGGTCGCGGACGGGTCACCAACGGGGTCGGCCGTGGCGGGCGCCATGGCCGTCAGAGCGAGGCCGGAAGCGAGCAGGGCGCTCGCGGCGATGCCGGCGCTGTACTTGCGTACGTTCATCTCTACGTGATCCTTAGGTTGGGTGGTGCGTTGTTGTCGGGGTGTCACATCAGGTTCGGCAGAAGCCGGACGACCTGGTCCGTGGTGAACCAGGACAGGGCGATCGCGAGTGGTGAGGCGATCACCCACACAAGGGGTGCCGACCAGCGCTGGCGGGCAGCGATGACGGCGATGGTGAGGCCGGTGAGCAGCGCGAGGCCCAACGCGAGCATCGGGAGCGCACCCGGGGTGCCCTCCATCGCCAGCTCGGACTTCGGTACGCCGACGGGGCGGCCCGAAGGCACCTGCTGTCCGGTCTCGGAGACGGCGTCGACGTAGACCGCGTCGCTCGGGCGCAGCTGGTGCAGGAAGCCCGTGCCCTCTGCGGTGACCAGCGTGAGCCGAGCGGCGCCGGCCTCGGGCGCGGTGACCTGGTCGCCGGCGCGGCGGATGCCCTCGACCACGAACGTGGTCTTGGCCTGGCCGGTCTGGGTGACGATCTTGTCGCCGACCTTCAGCGTGTCCAGGTCCGCGAACGGCTTGCCGTAGGTGGCCGAACGGCCGTACACGTAGGACGTGCCGACCTGACCAGGGATGACCGAGTCGCGGCGGTGGCCGGGACCTGCCTGCATGTCGCCGGACGCGGTGCCCTCCACGACGACCTGCTGGACGTCGAGCTTCGGGATGGTCAGCACGGCGACCGGCTTGCCCGGTGTGATGACCGGTCCGAGCGGCGCTGTCGCCTCGGCGACCTGGGTGCGGAACTGACCGTAGAGGATGTGCTGGTCGCGGGCCTGGCTGAAGCCGCTGAGCACCAGCACCTGCAGGAGGAACCAGACGCTGATCAGGGCCAGCATCGTGCAGACCGAGGACACCATCGCGACGACCTCGGTCGCCTCGCCGGGGCGGATCTCGACCGGACCTGCCGTCTTCACCCGGGCGCCGCCCTTGGGGGACGACGGCGGCGTCGGCGGGCTCGTCGGAGGCGTCATCGTGGCCGTCACTTGACCCACCGCTGCTGCAGCGCGAGCCGGGAGAAACCGCTGACGACTCCGCCGACGATCGCGATCAGCAGGAGCGTCGGGAGCAACCAGCTGGTCAGGTCCGAGGACGCCTTCGTGGTCCTGGCGACGGCCAGCGGCGCACCCGAGACGACCGGAACCGCACCGTCGGGACCAGCACCTTGCGGGGCACCCGCCACCGGCGTACCGACCCCCGGGACCACGGCGCTGCCGCCGACCGGGCCGGAGGCGGACGGCGGGGTCACCGCGGGAGCAGCCGCGGTCTTCTGCGCCTTGACGGCTTTGGCGACCACCTGGGCGCTGTCGTAGAACGGCTTGGTCGGACCGGAGGCCACGATCGGCAGGTAGCCCTCGGGCAGCTGGCCGTTGGCTCGGCCCGGCCGCTGGCCCTCGGTGCTGGAGACCTTGATGAACTGCGCGACCTTGGCCGCGTCCGCCTTCGGGACGCCCGAGAGCCGGGCTGCGGTGTAGACGATCATCGTGCCCGGGTACGCCGTCGAGCTCCTTGCCAGGCGCGAGCTCGGGATCTCGAACGGCGCGTACTTCTTGCCCTCCTTGGCCAGCGCCACAGCGGCGCGCATGCCTGCCTGGGTCGGGCCGACGTACCTGCCCCCGGCCACGGCGAGGCTGGCGGTCCGCAGGCCGAACCGCTCTGCGTCGCCCAGGGTGGTGACGCCGAACAGGAGCCGGCTGCCGACACCCTGGCGGTCGATGCGGCCGAGCTTGAACGGGTCACCGGGGTTGGGCCGGTCGCACTTGGTCTGCACCAGCGGCCAGGAGTCGAGCACCGCGGAGGCGATCTGGCGCAGGCTGCTCACCGGGGCAGCGACCTGCGGCAGGTACGGCGCCGGGTTGGCCTTGAGGCACTCCAGGTCGCTCTTCGGAACGTAGGTGTCGAGCAGCGGCCACTCCGCGCGCGGCAGCGTGATCTTCTTGTAGAAGGGGTTGACCTTCATGCCCCACGGGTCCGCTGCGCCGTTGACGAAAGCCATCGCGCTCCTGTCACGGGCGATGTAGCCGGTCAGCGCGGTGATCACGTCCGAGGAGGTCGACAGCGACATCAGGGTGGCACCCGCCTCCTGGGAGATGTTGCTCAGGCCGGGGTTGAGCTTCTTGAACTCCGGGTCGTTGTTGATCGACAGCGGGTTGGAGCCCATCCCCGGGTGGCCGGTGCCGAGCTGCGAGGCGGCGTACGACTGCGTCAGCAGCTTGGCGATCAGGCGCGGGGTGAGCTTGAGGTCGGTGAGCTCGCCGGCGTTGTCCGGCTTGTCGACGACGTAGCTGATCGCGAACCCGGTGATCGCCGTCGGCGCGTAGCCGATCGGGTTGGTCGTCTCGGCAACCCGCGGGCCGGACACCTCGGCAGCGACCGCCGCCCCGTTCTCCATCTGCGAGAAGGCGGCGTCGTCGGGCATCGAGTTCTGCTGCCACTTGAACCGGTCCTTGCGCAGGCAGTACGCCGGCGCCCACTGCGTCGCAGCCTGGGAGAGCAGCTCGGAGCCGTAGAACGGGGTCGGCGCGCGCGAGTCGAGGATGTCGCAGGCGCTCGGCGGCAGGCCGAAGGTGATCGGCGCGCTGAACCGGTTCTTCCAGTTCGACTCGGCCCACCAGTACAGCGGTGAGACCGACGCGTCGACGCCGAGGTTCGCGAAGTTGCTGGTGCCCGGCAGGAACTGGCCGGCGCGACGGCAGTTGCGGTCGGCCGCGGCCAGGTCCGGGTTCTTGTCGACGCAGCTGAGGCCCATGATCGGGATCACCACGATCGAGCAGGCGACCTTGTCCGAGCAGCCCAGGGACTCGTTCTCCACCGCGCTGCGGACCTCGAACTCGGTGCTCCCGGTGCCGTCGGTGCTGGTGAACGCCGACTGCTCGGCCGGCGGGAAGGACGAACCGACGGCGGCCTCGGGCGGCATCGTCGCGGACGTGCAGCCCTTGAACGTCTCCCCCTTGGCGGTGACGAAGGGCGTGACGTGGGCGAAGGACGTCTCCGAGGTGTCGTTGCACGCCTCGCCCGGGTACGGCAGCAGGCCGCTCTTGGGCTGACGGGTGGCCTCGTCGGCGAACAGGTCGCGGGTCCAGATCGCGGCGCCCGGGTCCTGGACCTGCGACCGCTGGATCTTGGTCGAGGTCCAGCAGGTCTCCGGCGACAGCCGCTTGGCCTTCGGCAGGTCGGCGTCGTCGGTGCCGCGACACTGCAGGATCACGACCGGGTACTCCTGGTTGAGTCCGGCCTCGCCGAAGGGGTTGGATGCCCGTCCGCCGCTGGGGTGGGCACCGGACCAGGAGATGTGCACGCGCTCGCGGCCCTGAAGGTTCTTCGTGGTGTCGATCTTGACGTTGACGTCCCGGGAGTCGATCTCGCGAACGACGCCGTCGTCGGAGAACTCCCGCTTGATCGTCTTCGTCTTGCTGTAGCCGTCGCCGGTCGACGTCGCCGTCGCGACCAGGCCGGTCGCGGTCGCGGGGACGACCGGGATCATCGCGGCGGCGAGCAGCACCGCACCGCCGGCGAGGCCGAGGCGGATCAGCGGGCGCTTCCCAGGAGTCATCACGGCTGCGCCTTCGACGTCGCGGCGCGGCGGCTGTAGGCGACGTACATGCCGGGCAGCAGCACGAGCGCGAGCAGG
The DNA window shown above is from Marmoricola sp. OAE513 and carries:
- a CDS encoding lytic murein transglycosylase, which translates into the protein MIGSHPRLGFAVFGAVLVVLVGLGIFIVTAGGGATVPDDLTYEPAPQAAPVVPPANNVSRSSERKALPAGVDPAWAASTGAQVGIPARAMLAYGSAELRIDKEQKGCHLSWNTLAGIGWVESHHGTIDDRTVTEDGRTSTPIIGPALDGKQFAAIRSTPQSAQWHGDTTWEHAVGPLQFIASTWDRWGADGDRDGVADPLDLDDAAYTAARYLCADDHDLRTPTGWSGAVHSYNHDNQYVLNVLAAANSYAERATG
- a CDS encoding phosphate ABC transporter ATP-binding protein, whose product is MTFEDPTAVFPAAGAPAPIPSQPLAPIGDLAEVRDPFVPEGPVAPLAELRANNISAWFGDRLVLDRVSLTMPAGGITALIGPSGCGKSTFLRILNRMHELVPSAQLAGEVLLDGEDIYSPDRKLTDARRSIGMVFQKPNPFPAMSISENVLAGLKLTGTKASKDERDALVESCLTKAGLWVEVRDRLDAPGGGLSGGQQQRLCIARSLAIKPRVLLMDEPCSALDPTSTRVIEETMLELAREVTIVIVTHNMQQAARVSDQCAFFLASHGTPGVIVEHGDTRAMFGSPQDQRTSDYVNGRFG
- a CDS encoding Ig-like domain repeat protein, whose amino-acid sequence is MNVRKYSAGIAASALLASGLALTAMAPATADPVGDPSATDIVGVGSDTIEFVVGDLANAWNTSHPNQKIASFDATPQPSTIVLRSGHTAVARPNGSGQGKATLFGAGNNVDVNFARSSSTLSTAEQAELTQYPFAVDGLKMAVSGNTPSNAPASLTIAQIVDIYKGTYKKWSDINPSFSGSFINPKIPQSGSGTRSFFEAELKAANGGVAVVYPAAGGGYSGVTEVQEHNADQIQGDPNAIAPFSTARAQTLTNPSVIKFEPGYSAKRAVYNVVRNADTGSQWVTDIFGTGGFFCSTAGKAIIEARGFAQLATVANGGVCGQGTTTAVSNFTTNTVTTSTSIVASAPAPGRKVTLTATVAADGQNADGDLDFFEGGNKVGSGVLTGGQATLNLSNVTPGSHIYTAKFTSGNPAAFTDSVSGEANVTVKEVAVVGAVANGITYGKAGVASVTITSPAGVPTGNVTAKLGSVVLGTKALDGTGKAAFTVPASAALTAGTKVLNVTYAGDTANGAGTLNKNVVVAKASNLTVAETFPAKVAKGKKGKGTVTVAIAGSTLKAAGSIVIKQGSKVVGKGTLVNGKVTITLAKLKKGKKTLTIVYGGSANTVAKVKTFTITQK
- a CDS encoding class E sortase, which gives rise to MTPPTSPPTPPSSPKGGARVKTAGPVEIRPGEATEVVAMVSSVCTMLALISVWFLLQVLVLSGFSQARDQHILYGQFRTQVAEATAPLGPVITPGKPVAVLTIPKLDVQQVVVEGTASGDMQAGPGHRRDSVIPGQVGTSYVYGRSATYGKPFADLDTLKVGDKIVTQTGQAKTTFVVEGIRRAGDQVTAPEAGAARLTLVTAEGTGFLHQLRPSDAVYVDAVSETGQQVPSGRPVGVPKSELAMEGTPGALPMLALGLALLTGLTIAVIAARQRWSAPLVWVIASPLAIALSWFTTDQVVRLLPNLM